The genomic stretch aacTAAGTCACTTACTTGGATGATTAGTTTTCATCATTGTCTGCCCTGTCATATTGAACAACAATGGACTTTTCATGCGATAATCAATGACTTCTTGCATGAATTGCTCACGATCTTCTAAAGGAACCATGATGTCCATTATAAAATCTTGTGCATTCATAAATTTAGTTCCATCAATATCAAATCGACCATCAAACATAATAGAAGGATTCAAAAGTGCACCAAAGAGATGAACATGATGAATAATGTTCTTCTCTAacctaaattgaaacaaatccaTTATGGCTAAATACTTCCCTCCATCCTTCTCCACAAATTTTCTCAATGTTTCTTTTGCCCTTTCTGTTGCTTCATATAAGTAACCTGCAGTAGAACCATCTGAATCAACAAGGCGAAGAATACGAATAAGTGGCTCCATGAAAGCAACAACTTCCTTTGCCCCCTGCCAAAATGTCTCTGATTGAATTATTCGAACAATTCTCACTGCCATTTCAGTTCTATTGAATTGAAAGGCTCTCCACTCAGATGATGCAATAAAAAGCCTCAGCTCATTCTCAACAACAATAAGAGACTGcagtataaaaaaataagtatcaAACCTTGTCTTGCAAGGCTGCTTGATATCTCTATTGTTGGTGAATTTTCTCATCAATGCTACAATACCTGTGTGCCTGTGAATATAATCCACTACAAGTTTTCCATCTTCTATAACTTCCCTCACCCATTTAACTTTTTTGTGAATATCTTTCAAAAACAGATTAATCCCATGAGCAGCACAATTTGTTCTATATATATGACGCAATTTTCCAGACAACATATCACCACAAGAACAAAAGTTAGAACCATTATCTGAAATAAATTGCACAACATTCTTTGGTCCAACTTTTTCAATgacatcagaaatttcattgaaaagaaaTGTGGAAGTTAATCTATTTATACTGCACTCAATACATTTCAAAAACACAGCACCCCCAGGAGAGTAAGCAATCACATTAACCCATGACCTCTTCTTTATGTCAGTCCAAGAATCAGACATAATTGTGCAACCTGTGATATCCCATATCGCCTTTATACTGCTAACATATTgcatgatttctgttttttttccaGGAATCAAACTGGTCCGAAGTTGCTATAACTAGGTACAACATAACTTGTACCATAAGCACATGCACCCCTTAGCATCTCAATAAAAGAATTTGTCTGAATAACATTGAAGGAAATGTtattattgacaaaaaaatcagTTACCAACATGTCCAATGATTTCTTGTCTTGCTTAGCAGCCATCTCTAGCATTGTGGGTTGATGTGCAACCCTAACATGAGGCATAGAAGGTGTGCTACTTGTGGAACCCATTCCACTTTCAAGAGAATCACTCATTCTTTTCTtagcagatctactcaaattaaATTCTGTCAGGGCATCAGCTTGATTGTGCTTAGGAATTTGGGtgcaaatttgaacatcatGTCCAGGTTGACAAGCTAAATGAGCCTTCACTCGTGAAACACTCCCGGAATAATTAAGTCCACAATAGTTACATGTGAAACGGCCCAAACCACGTTGCTCTACATGTTCCCAAAATTTATCCTTAGGTCTCACCATTTTGCTTAAGCTCAGGTAGCTCAACTTTGAAATACctacataatataataaaacatcCTTTCCAATCTCAACAAATAGAATAATTAACGTATAACGAATGAACGATGAGTAAATtcctttcaaaaaaattaaatcatagattagtaaatgaaaaaaaaaagggatgtaAAATGCCAAATCGGATTAGTAATCAGAAAAACAGAATTATAATACCCAATCAATCAGAAAACAGAATTATATCTTACTCACTGCAACAGTCGATCATGAGGTATTTGAGAGAGGACAATTGCCCTAGATAAGGCAAGACCATGCAATTATGACAATGACTGAGTATAACAGCCTCTAAATTAGAGAAGGAACGGTGGCCTACCCAACTTGGAAATCTTGTACCACCATAACTGACAATTCTTAGCATTTCAATATTGGTGTGGGGTTGCAGTTGGTCAAGTACATTCTCCTCAACTTTTTCATTTCGTGAATTAGGAAATCTATCTTTGCTTTCGTAATCACTCCAGCACAACTGTAACTCACGAAGGTGTGGCTTATTCTTTAAATTGGCTTCAATGGCATCTGGCCTGGTATTGCCAacattttccaaatttgaaattcttaGGGGCCCCCGGAGTTGGGAGTTACTCCATGGTTGATTGAAATTGCAGATTGAAAGTAACTTGGAAAAAGAAGCCATGGCGCAATTGACCCTTGCTCCCAGACCCTTTTGATGCTATATTACagaacaagaggaagaagaagagtagagacagagagaaaggCTCACAACAAGGGCTCGAAGAGCGTACCTCAACAGCAACCCTCTCAAACCACGGCTCCTGAGGACGGCAACTCGTCTCAGCAGCTGTTGCTCACTGGTTTTGATGCCGCTTCTGACGACAGCCAAAACCTTCACGCCAACTGTGGATCCGCTGAACGGTGGATCCGCTTCCGACTGACGGCCAAAACCTTCACGCCGATCTCAGCAGCTGTTGCTCACTCGTTTTGATGCCGCTCTGAAGTCTGAACTCTGAACCGTCGTCAATCCGCTGCAGCCAACATTCGTGAGCCGCCTTCAGGTAATGGCTCCGTTCGCTCGGTTTTTCCTAGGTTGGAAAATCGACTCATGAAAGAAGGGAGAGATGGAGTCACGGACTCACCGGGAGAGATGGAGTCATGGACTCACCGGAGCACCGAACTACAGCTACGATTCACGGATTCACGGATTCACCGGAGCACAATTTCAGAACTCAGAAAGAAGCGATCCTAGAGAAGGTTCAGGCCAATCAACTCCAGACTCTCTCATTTGCCGAAGAAAGGATCCTTCAAAAGATCCGTGAGAAAGAAGCAGAGATGGAAGACATTAACAGGAAGAATAtggaagggaagggatttggggaagaaaacgaagggaagggatttggggaagaaatgaATTCAGAAATCTTAAAACGTTTTcttcggttttgggtttttttttttatttttattttaaagtatTATTGataaaatttccattttgcCCTTATAAAACGTatacgcgttttaaacgtgCGTTTAAAACGTTTTATACAGCCGTACCCGTTTTTTCCCGCATTGTATGGAAGCATACGGTaatacgcgttttaaacggcaaaaaaacgcgaacgcgttttaactaacagtggtcggGATTGGGGCTTCTAGGGGCATCATTGGTGTTGAGGTTGAAGTTCACCAGTTAGAGTCGGTTATTTTTGCATTTCGTTCATCGTTCAACTTTTCCGGAGAAGATAGAGATGTAaagggttgggttgaagtgTATGTAAGGGGTGGGTTGAAGTGGGAAAAATGGATGTAAATCaatgttttattttaaaagGGTGAAAGAGTCAAAACACGATATTAAAGGGTAAATTGAATAGTATTGAAAGTTTAGATAAAACTTAAGgggtatgt from Macadamia integrifolia cultivar HAES 741 chromosome 11, SCU_Mint_v3, whole genome shotgun sequence encodes the following:
- the LOC122093046 gene encoding uncharacterized protein LOC122093046 — protein: MQYVSSIKAIWDITGCTIMSDSWTDIKKRSWVNVIAYSPGGAVFLKCIECSINRLTSTFLFNEISDVIEKVGPKNVVQFISDNGSNFCSCGDMLSGKLRHIYRTNCAAHGINLFLKDIHKKVKWVREVIEDGKLVVDYIHRHTGIVALMRKFTNNRDIKQPCKTRFDTYFFILQSLIVVENELRLFIASSEWRAFQFNRTEMAVRIVRIIQSETFWQGAKEVVAFMEPLIRILRLVDSDGSTAG